From the Babylonia areolata isolate BAREFJ2019XMU chromosome 33, ASM4173473v1, whole genome shotgun sequence genome, one window contains:
- the LOC143276771 gene encoding uncharacterized protein LOC143276771, which yields MSYIQRQAYRQIQTCCIVCVRVTTAASDLCSIPTVSLPVSPPAVMITTYLLLLLAASLTPAGATDVCVTAVGGCLENAAYTDNATFPTFCDGQSERYQCLEGIKNDQCLNQMAETDKLYDLLKGFDYICSPSVRPDILGDLDCMLKNNATLNQRYTKCAFDNPATSCQSLAARRTCGAQAVTDCCPDSCQHTDTFNHYSMRTLARDLGCAWPLSSGSCSQVTAGNCKA from the exons atgtcctatatacagagacaggcataccGGCAGATTCAGActtgttgtattgtttgtgtgagagtgacCACTGCAGCAAGCGACCTGTGTTCAATTCCCACTGTCAGCCTCCCTGTATCTCCACCAGCCGTCATGATCACCACCTATCTCCTCCTGCTGCTGGCCGCATCACTGACACCTGCAG GGGCGACCgacgtgtgtgtgacagctgttgGCGGCTGCCTTGAGAACGCAGCTTACACAGATAATGCAACTTTCCCCACATTTTGCGA TGGACAGTCAGAGAGGTACCAGTGCCTGGAGGGCATCAAAAATGACCAGTGTCTGAACCAGATggctgagacagacaaactgtaCGATCTGCTGAAAGGGTTTGACTACATCTGTTCACCCAGTGTCAGGCCCG ATATACTGGGGGATCTGGACTGCATGTTAAAAAATAACGCCACCTTGAACCAGAGATACACCAAGTGTGCATTTGATAACCCTGCCACCTCCTGTCA GTCCCTGGCTGCACGGAGGACGTGCGGTGCCCAGGCTGTGACGGACTGCTGCCCTGACTCCTGTCAGCACACCGACACCTTCAACCACTACAGCATGAGGACACTGGCCCGGGACCTGGGCTGTGCCTGGCCCCTCAGCTCTGGG tcttGTTCGCAAGTCACAGCAGGTAACTGTAAGGCCTGA